A genomic segment from Osmia lignaria lignaria isolate PbOS001 unplaced genomic scaffold, iyOsmLign1 scaffold0003, whole genome shotgun sequence encodes:
- the LOC143306226 gene encoding uncharacterized protein LOC143306226, with amino-acid sequence MCYIREQPTERDTSRIELLMNLTARLCMRSTCYRLDVGIVCMQCALEAALGAARIYDMVEVHYPLPTAYPPGACDICSAPLMESQAAYHCEECIAAIIMEMEYQRANQPIPPPAIVPTWYTERQIRSRQPGPRRTLRLHTAVSSITNHHT; translated from the coding sequence atgtgctacatcagggaacaaccaactgagagggacaccagtcgcatcgagctgctgatgaacttgacggcccgcctgtgcatgcgcagcacttgctacagattagacgttggcattgtctgtatgcagtgtgctctcgaagcagcccttggagcagcaaggatctatgacatggtggaggtacactatccactaccaacggcatatccgcctggggcctgcgatatttgcagcgcgcccctgatggagtcgcaggccgcctaccactgcgaggagtgtattgccgccatcatcatggaaatggaataccaaagagcaaaccaacccataccaccgcctgcaatagtaccaacctggtacaccgagagacaaatccgatcgaggcagcctggacccagacgtacgcttcgacttcataccgcagttagcagcatcaccaaccatcacacgtag